A genomic segment from Chitinophagaceae bacterium encodes:
- the rsmH gene encoding 16S rRNA (cytosine(1402)-N(4))-methyltransferase RsmH: MTNAYHTTVMLKEAVDGIVTHADGVYVDCTFGGGGHSREILGRLSAKGRLIAFDQDEAAKNNLPEDDRLIFVPHNFRHLQRFLRLYAMEKVDGILADLGVSSHQFNVAERGFSIRYDAALDMRMDKRATLTAADILKNYPEEKLHKLFEQYGEVTNSKSLAKAIVAQRSLKDIETISQFKVAVYGLVKGNPNKYFAQVFQALRIEVNDELGALKELLEQSVAMLNQQGRIAVISFHSLEDRLVKSFFKNGSFEEQEDNIFGIKKTNPLKIITKKPQAPTEYEIKNNPRSRSARLRIAEKK, encoded by the coding sequence ATGACGAATGCCTATCATACTACCGTAATGCTGAAAGAGGCGGTAGATGGTATCGTTACCCATGCGGATGGTGTTTATGTGGATTGCACATTTGGCGGCGGCGGGCATAGCAGGGAAATACTGGGCCGGCTTTCTGCAAAAGGAAGGCTTATAGCATTTGACCAGGATGAAGCAGCCAAAAACAATTTGCCCGAGGATGACAGGCTCATTTTTGTGCCGCACAACTTCAGGCATTTGCAACGTTTCCTTAGGCTTTATGCAATGGAAAAAGTAGATGGTATTTTGGCTGACTTGGGCGTATCCAGTCACCAGTTTAATGTTGCAGAAAGGGGCTTTTCCATAAGGTATGATGCAGCATTGGATATGAGAATGGATAAACGGGCAACACTTACGGCAGCCGATATTTTGAAAAACTACCCCGAAGAAAAATTGCACAAGCTCTTTGAACAATATGGGGAAGTAACCAATTCAAAATCGCTGGCAAAAGCAATTGTAGCACAAAGGAGCCTGAAGGATATAGAAACCATCAGCCAGTTTAAAGTTGCGGTGTACGGTTTAGTGAAAGGCAACCCCAATAAATATTTTGCTCAGGTGTTCCAGGCTTTGCGCATTGAGGTAAATGACGAATTGGGGGCTTTAAAAGAATTGCTGGAGCAAAGTGTAGCAATGTTAAACCAGCAAGGAAGGATAGCCGTAATTTCTTTTCACTCGCTGGAAGACAGGCTGGTAAAAAGTTTTTTTAAAAACGGGTCATTTGAAGAACAGGAAGACAACATTTTTGGAATAAAAAAAACCAACCCACTGAAAATAATCACTAAAAAACCGCAGGCACCTACCGAGTACGAAATAAAAAATAACCCAAGATCAAGAAGTGCAAGGCTTAGGATTGCAGAAAAAAAATAA
- a CDS encoding transpeptidase family protein, producing the protein MEIKKDILWRVYLCFIGIAFLGLCVLGRAFYVQQAEGRFWLDVSKKDHLRYFPVDAERGSIYSEDGNMLSTSVPIFDVYVDFSADGLRAKGGKRFKDNIDSLSICLAGLFKDKTIQQYKKELQRGYKERLRYYSLKKKISFDEYCELRNFPLVRLGKNKSGFILDPRDKRINPYVLFANRTIGLSRENSKRNVGLELTYDSLLRGISGQRLMRYAAGIYLPVDGADLDPVNGKDIVTTLDTYIQDVTQSALMKMMLGNNSTHGTAIVMEVATGKIKAIANLGKQPDGSYIEDLNYGIGRATEPGSIFKLATLISLLDDGYVTQNSIVDCEGGIKKFYGLRIKDSHLGEHEMPVKEAFFKSSNVAFAKLAYEYYNSQPDKFIGHLQKFRLNQMTGVDIIASAGKPTIKTPKNRSWSKTTIPFMAHGYEELVTPLHMLMLYNAVANGGKMMRPYLVHTIKEYGVEIKKINPEVVVNKICSEQTLAQVKECLKAVVDSAHGTGHRILFDSLYSISGKTGTAVSALDNKGYNKGNKIYQASFIGYFPSESPKYSIAVVIQNSRESKFIYGADVAGRVFKEISDRIYGRYINNNKALFAGLVTDSSAYKYSGMMNDLNAIFSFMHMNYSDSSVSGKWRMVNMVANNSGLKSPGISGLPANTMPDVMGMGLKDAIYLLENRGLKVGFTGRGKVISQSLLAGSSVSSGQKINLMLN; encoded by the coding sequence TTGGAAATTAAAAAAGACATATTATGGAGGGTTTATCTCTGCTTTATAGGCATAGCCTTTTTGGGTTTATGCGTATTGGGCCGAGCCTTTTATGTACAGCAGGCAGAAGGTAGATTTTGGCTGGATGTAAGTAAAAAAGACCACCTAAGGTATTTTCCTGTGGATGCCGAAAGAGGAAGTATTTACAGTGAAGATGGAAATATGCTCAGTACATCTGTACCCATATTTGATGTGTATGTAGACTTTAGCGCAGATGGCCTAAGGGCAAAAGGAGGAAAAAGGTTTAAAGATAATATTGATTCCCTCAGCATTTGCCTTGCCGGGTTATTTAAAGATAAAACCATCCAGCAGTATAAGAAAGAACTTCAAAGAGGATATAAGGAAAGGCTAAGGTATTATTCACTCAAAAAGAAAATTTCCTTTGATGAATATTGTGAGCTTCGAAATTTTCCGTTGGTAAGGTTAGGAAAAAATAAAAGCGGTTTTATTTTAGATCCCAGGGATAAAAGAATTAATCCCTATGTATTATTTGCCAACCGTACCATTGGCCTCTCCAGGGAAAATAGCAAGAGAAATGTAGGATTGGAATTAACTTATGACAGCCTCTTAAGAGGAATTAGCGGACAGCGTTTAATGCGCTATGCTGCAGGAATATATTTACCCGTAGATGGAGCAGACCTTGACCCCGTAAACGGAAAGGATATTGTAACCACACTGGATACATATATACAGGATGTAACACAAAGCGCCTTAATGAAAATGATGCTGGGCAATAATTCTACCCATGGTACTGCCATAGTAATGGAAGTGGCCACAGGAAAAATTAAAGCAATAGCCAACCTTGGTAAGCAGCCGGATGGATCTTATATCGAAGACCTTAATTACGGCATTGGAAGGGCAACAGAGCCGGGCTCAATTTTTAAACTGGCTACTCTTATAAGTTTGCTTGATGATGGTTATGTAACCCAAAATTCTATTGTGGATTGCGAAGGAGGCATTAAAAAATTTTATGGCTTAAGAATTAAAGATTCGCATTTGGGCGAACATGAAATGCCGGTTAAAGAAGCATTTTTCAAAAGTAGTAATGTGGCCTTTGCAAAACTGGCTTACGAATATTACAATAGCCAGCCGGATAAATTTATTGGGCACCTGCAAAAATTCAGGCTCAATCAAATGACAGGTGTGGATATTATTGCTTCAGCGGGAAAGCCCACCATTAAAACACCAAAAAACCGCAGTTGGTCAAAAACCACTATTCCCTTTATGGCACATGGTTACGAAGAGTTGGTAACTCCTTTACACATGCTAATGTTGTATAACGCTGTTGCCAATGGGGGAAAAATGATGAGACCTTACCTTGTACATACCATAAAAGAATATGGGGTTGAAATTAAAAAAATAAACCCGGAAGTGGTTGTCAATAAAATTTGCAGTGAGCAAACCCTTGCGCAGGTAAAAGAATGTTTAAAAGCTGTAGTAGACAGTGCACACGGAACCGGGCATAGGATTTTATTTGATTCCTTGTATTCTATTTCCGGCAAAACCGGTACTGCAGTTTCTGCACTCGATAATAAAGGCTATAATAAAGGCAACAAAATTTACCAGGCTTCTTTTATTGGTTATTTCCCCAGCGAAAGCCCTAAATACTCCATTGCCGTAGTGATACAAAATTCCAGGGAATCAAAATTTATTTATGGAGCCGACGTAGCCGGAAGGGTTTTTAAAGAAATCAGCGACAGGATTTATGGCCGATATATTAATAATAACAAGGCGCTTTTTGCAGGGCTGGTTACAGATAGCTCGGCGTACAAATATTCGGGGATGATGAACGACCTCAATGCTATTTTTAGTTTTATGCACATGAATTACAGTGATTCATCTGTTTCGGGAAAATGGAGAATGGTCAATATGGTTGCGAATAACAGTGGGCTTAAATCGCCGGGTATTAGCGGCTTGCCGGCAAACACAATGCCCGATGTGATGGGAATGGGACTTAAAGATGCCATTTACCTTTTAGAAAACAGGGGTCTTAAAGTGGGCTTTACCGGAAGGGGAAAGGTGATCAGCCAAAGTTTACTGGCCGGTTCATCAGTTTCAAGCGGGCAAAAAATAAACTTAATGCTTAATTAA
- a CDS encoding UDP-N-acetylmuramoyl-L-alanyl-D-glutamate--2,6-diaminopimelate ligase: protein MLLQDLLYKTSVNAVNGSTAIPINALQIDSRAIQKGNCFIAIKGTGADGHSFINAAIKNGALAIVCEEMPDKPVNNVTYIQVNDSAEAAGIMAHLFFEEPTLKMKLVAVTGTNGKTTVATLLYKLFSATGFHCGLISTVENRIGNNIIPATHTTPDAIQLNSLLKRMQEAGCTYVFMECSSHAIQQKRIAGLEFTGALFTNITHDHLDYHKTFEAYINVKKSWFNNLPATAFAISNADDKRGAVMLQNTRAKKYFYSLKTLADYKGKILSNSLSGLHMMVNDTEVFFKMIGEFNAYNLLAVYGAAICLGIDKQEALQVLSQLDGAEGRFEYLVSSNEKVVGIVDYAHTPDALLNVLATINNLRHGNEKIITVVGCGGNRDKTKRPVMAEVACEHSDKVIFTSDNPRKENPGQIIKEMEAGVHAGLKKKFISIVDRREAIKTAVSLSEKEDIVLIAGKGHEKYQDIDGIKHDFDDKQVLLEMFTMLEK, encoded by the coding sequence ATGTTATTACAGGATTTATTATATAAAACTTCGGTTAATGCTGTAAACGGCAGCACGGCAATTCCTATTAATGCATTGCAAATAGATTCCCGTGCCATTCAAAAAGGAAATTGTTTTATTGCAATAAAAGGTACAGGTGCCGATGGGCATAGTTTTATAAATGCCGCTATTAAAAACGGCGCTTTGGCAATTGTGTGTGAAGAAATGCCGGATAAGCCGGTAAATAATGTAACTTATATACAAGTAAATGATTCAGCAGAAGCCGCAGGAATAATGGCCCACCTGTTTTTTGAAGAGCCCACTTTAAAAATGAAATTAGTTGCTGTTACCGGCACAAATGGAAAAACTACGGTAGCAACTTTACTGTACAAATTATTTTCAGCAACCGGGTTTCACTGTGGGTTAATAAGTACCGTTGAAAATAGAATTGGCAACAATATCATTCCGGCTACGCATACCACACCCGATGCCATTCAATTAAACAGCCTCCTGAAAAGAATGCAAGAAGCCGGCTGTACCTATGTATTTATGGAATGCAGCAGCCATGCCATACAACAAAAAAGAATTGCAGGGCTTGAGTTTACTGGTGCCTTATTCACTAACATAACGCATGACCACCTGGATTACCACAAAACATTTGAAGCCTATATCAACGTAAAAAAATCATGGTTTAATAATCTGCCCGCAACTGCATTTGCCATAAGCAATGCCGATGATAAACGTGGTGCGGTGATGTTGCAAAATACCAGGGCAAAAAAGTATTTCTATAGTTTAAAAACCCTTGCAGACTATAAAGGAAAAATTTTGAGCAACAGCCTTTCTGGCCTGCACATGATGGTGAATGATACCGAAGTATTTTTTAAAATGATTGGCGAGTTTAATGCTTATAATTTACTGGCCGTTTATGGCGCTGCCATTTGCCTCGGCATTGATAAGCAGGAAGCTTTACAGGTTTTAAGCCAGCTTGATGGCGCCGAAGGAAGATTTGAATACCTGGTAAGTAGCAATGAAAAAGTAGTGGGTATTGTGGATTATGCACACACGCCTGATGCATTATTGAACGTATTGGCAACCATTAATAACCTGCGCCATGGAAACGAAAAAATTATTACCGTCGTGGGATGTGGTGGCAACAGAGATAAAACCAAAAGGCCGGTGATGGCAGAAGTTGCCTGTGAACATAGCGATAAAGTAATTTTTACATCAGACAATCCTCGAAAAGAAAATCCAGGGCAAATCATTAAAGAAATGGAAGCCGGAGTACATGCAGGATTAAAAAAAAAATTTATCAGCATAGTAGATAGAAGGGAAGCTATAAAAACGGCAGTGAGTTTAAGTGAAAAAGAAGATATCGTTTTAATTGCCGGTAAAGGCCATGAAAAGTACCAGGATATTGATGGCATTAAACATGATTTCGATGATAAGCAGGTTTTATTGGAAATGTTTACCATGCTGGAAAAATAG